One window from the genome of Candidatus Chlamydia corallus encodes:
- the dnaA gene encoding chromosomal replication initiator protein DnaA — translation MLTCNECTTWEQFVNYVKTRCSKTAFENWISPIQVLEETQEKIRLEVPNIFVQNYLLDNYKRDLCSFVPLDVHGEPALEFVVAEQKKSSLAIASQKELGEGIPEVFEETKDFELKLNLSYRFDNFIEGPSNQFVKSAAVGIAGKPGRSYNPLFIHGGVGLGKTHLLHAVGHYVREHHKNLRIHCITTEAFINDLVYHLKSKSVDKMKNFYRSLDLLLVDDIQFLQNRQNFEEEFCNTFETLINLSKQIVITSDKPPSQLKLSERIIARMEWGLVAHVGIPDLETRVAILQHKAEQKGLHIPNEIAFYIADHIYGNVRQLEGAINKLTAYCRLFGKALTESTVRETLKELFRSPTKQKISIETILKSVATVFQVKLNDLKGNSRSKELVLARQIAMYLAKTLITDSLVAIGTAFGKTHSTVLYACKTIEHKLQNDETLKRQVNLCKNHIVG, via the coding sequence ATGTTAACCTGTAACGAGTGCACTACTTGGGAACAGTTTGTAAATTATGTTAAGACACGCTGCTCAAAAACGGCTTTTGAAAACTGGATTTCTCCTATTCAAGTCCTTGAAGAAACTCAAGAGAAAATTCGCTTAGAAGTTCCCAATATTTTTGTCCAAAATTACCTTCTCGACAACTATAAGAGGGATCTCTGTTCTTTTGTCCCTTTAGATGTTCATGGAGAACCTGCTTTAGAATTTGTAGTTGCAGAACAGAAAAAATCTTCTCTTGCTATTGCTTCTCAAAAAGAACTGGGTGAAGGAATTCCTGAAGTCTTTGAAGAGACCAAAGATTTTGAATTAAAACTGAATCTCTCGTATCGCTTTGATAATTTCATTGAAGGTCCCTCAAATCAATTTGTTAAGTCTGCAGCTGTGGGTATTGCTGGGAAACCTGGTCGTTCCTACAATCCCCTATTCATTCATGGTGGTGTGGGATTAGGAAAAACACATTTACTCCATGCTGTAGGTCACTATGTAAGAGAGCACCATAAAAACCTAAGGATACATTGCATCACCACAGAAGCTTTTATCAATGACCTCGTCTATCATCTCAAGTCCAAGTCTGTTGATAAAATGAAAAATTTTTATCGTTCATTAGATTTACTCCTTGTTGACGATATTCAATTTTTACAAAATCGCCAAAACTTTGAAGAGGAGTTTTGTAATACTTTTGAGACTCTAATCAATCTGAGTAAGCAAATTGTAATTACTAGTGATAAACCTCCAAGTCAGCTCAAGCTTTCCGAGCGTATTATTGCTAGAATGGAATGGGGACTAGTTGCCCACGTCGGTATTCCTGATTTAGAAACCCGGGTTGCTATTTTACAGCACAAAGCTGAACAAAAAGGATTGCACATTCCCAATGAAATCGCATTTTATATTGCCGACCATATCTATGGCAATGTCCGTCAATTGGAAGGGGCTATCAATAAACTTACTGCCTATTGTCGTCTTTTTGGAAAAGCTCTTACAGAATCGACAGTCCGAGAAACTCTAAAAGAACTCTTCCGGTCTCCAACGAAACAAAAAATTTCTATAGAAACCATCTTGAAAAGTGTAGCTACAGTATTTCAAGTGAAGCTGAATGACCTTAAGGGAAATTCCCGCTCTAAAGAGCTTGTGTTAGCTCGTCAAATTGCTATGTATCTAGCAAAAACTCTTATTACAGACTCTTTAGTTGCCATAGGAACTGCTTTTGGCAAGACTCATTCGACCGTACTTTATGCCTGTAAAACTATAGAACATAAATTACAAAATGACGAAACGCTCAAGCGTCAAGTAAATCTCTGTAAAAATCATATTGTCGGTTAA
- a CDS encoding type III secretion chaperone, protein MLDNEWKAILGWGDDELEELRISGYSFLRQGHYSKAILFFEALVILDPLSIYDHQTLGGLYLQIGDNSQALAILDQALRMQGDHLPTLLNKTKALFCLGRIEEATAIASYLASCSIPAIANDAEALLMSYSKASKKDPVLAR, encoded by the coding sequence ATGTTGGATAATGAGTGGAAAGCAATCTTAGGTTGGGGAGATGATGAGTTAGAAGAACTCAGAATTTCAGGATATTCTTTTCTACGCCAGGGGCATTACTCGAAAGCCATTCTTTTTTTTGAAGCTCTGGTTATCTTAGATCCTTTAAGTATCTACGATCATCAAACTCTCGGAGGCCTCTACCTCCAAATTGGAGACAACAGTCAAGCACTTGCTATTTTAGATCAAGCACTACGCATGCAGGGAGACCACCTTCCTACGCTCTTAAATAAAACAAAAGCTCTCTTCTGTTTAGGACGGATTGAAGAAGCTACAGCCATTGCCTCCTACCTTGCTTCTTGCTCGATACCAGCAATTGCTAATGATGCCGAAGCGTTACTGATGAGCTATAGTAAAGCAAGCAAAAAAGATCCTGTGTTAGCCCGTTAA
- a CDS encoding Na(+)-transporting NADH-quinone reductase subunit B, translated as MLKKFINSLWKICQQDKYQRFTPIADAIDTFCYEPIETPSQPPFIRDSVDVKRWMMLVVIALLPATFVAIWNSGIQAIVYSSGNPVLMEQFLHISGFRSYLSFVFKEIHVFPILAEGLKIFIPLLTISYVVGGTCEVIFAVVRRHKIAEGLLVTGILYPLTLPPTIPYWMAALGIAFGIVVSKELFGGTGMNILNPALSGRAFLFFTFPAKMSGDVWVGSNPTVIKDSLIKMNSTTGKVLLDGFSQSTCLQTLNSTPPSVKRLHVDTIAANILHIPHVPTQDVINSQFSLWAETHPGWVLDKLTLTQLQTFVTAPVAEGGLGLLPTQFDSAYAITDVIYGIGKFSAGNLFWGNIIGSLGETSTCACLLGAIFLIITGIASWRTMVAFGIGAFLTGWLFKCISVLIIGQNGAWAPARFFIPAYRQLFLGGLAFGLVFMATDPVSSPTMKLGKWVYGFFIGFMTIVIRLINPAYPEGVMLAILLGNVFAPLIDYFAVRKYRKRRV; from the coding sequence ATGCTCAAAAAATTCATAAATTCTCTTTGGAAAATCTGTCAACAAGATAAGTATCAGCGCTTTACTCCGATCGCAGATGCCATCGATACATTTTGTTACGAACCTATTGAAACCCCTTCGCAACCTCCTTTCATCCGCGATTCTGTAGATGTTAAACGTTGGATGATGCTCGTTGTAATCGCCCTACTGCCTGCTACGTTTGTTGCCATCTGGAATTCAGGAATTCAAGCTATCGTTTACAGCTCAGGCAATCCTGTGTTGATGGAGCAATTTTTACATATTTCTGGATTTCGTAGTTATCTATCCTTTGTTTTCAAAGAGATCCATGTCTTTCCTATCCTTGCGGAGGGACTCAAGATCTTCATTCCTCTACTGACTATTAGCTACGTTGTTGGGGGAACCTGTGAGGTCATTTTTGCCGTTGTGCGTCGACATAAAATTGCAGAGGGACTTCTTGTAACAGGAATCCTCTATCCTCTCACACTTCCTCCGACCATTCCTTACTGGATGGCAGCTCTAGGGATCGCATTTGGTATTGTGGTTAGTAAAGAGCTCTTCGGAGGAACAGGGATGAACATCCTCAACCCCGCCTTATCAGGAAGGGCATTCTTGTTTTTTACTTTCCCAGCAAAGATGAGTGGGGACGTCTGGGTAGGAAGCAACCCCACAGTAATTAAAGACAGCTTAATCAAGATGAATTCTACGACAGGGAAAGTACTTCTTGATGGATTTTCACAGTCTACATGCTTACAAACTCTAAACTCGACACCTCCATCTGTGAAGCGTCTACATGTAGATACTATTGCTGCAAACATACTTCATATTCCTCACGTCCCTACTCAAGATGTCATTAACTCACAATTTTCTCTTTGGGCAGAGACACATCCTGGTTGGGTCCTAGATAAACTCACGCTGACACAACTCCAAACGTTCGTTACAGCCCCTGTTGCTGAAGGGGGATTAGGACTTCTTCCCACACAGTTTGATTCTGCCTATGCGATTACTGATGTGATCTATGGTATTGGGAAGTTCTCAGCAGGAAATCTCTTTTGGGGGAACATTATAGGTTCTTTAGGAGAGACATCAACATGTGCCTGCCTATTAGGTGCTATATTCCTTATCATTACTGGCATTGCCTCCTGGAGGACCATGGTAGCCTTCGGGATAGGAGCATTTCTTACAGGATGGTTGTTTAAATGTATCAGCGTGCTAATTATCGGACAAAATGGAGCTTGGGCACCTGCTCGATTTTTCATTCCCGCCTATCGACAGCTTTTTCTCGGGGGACTTGCTTTTGGTTTAGTCTTTATGGCTACAGACCCTGTTTCCTCTCCCACTATGAAATTAGGGAAATGGGTTTATGGCTTCTTTATAGGATTTATGACTATCGTGATTCGTCTTATCAACCCTGCATATCCTGAAGGAGTGATGTTAGCAATTCTTCTGGGTAATGTATTTGCTCCTCTTATCGACTATTTTGCTGTTAGAAAGTATAGAAAAAGGAGAGTCTAG
- a CDS encoding DUF5399 family protein, which translates to MVEIFNYSTSIYEQHASNSRIVNDFRKEIQMEGISIRDVAKHAQILDMNPKPSALMALLQTNQKSHWACFSPPNNFYKQRFSTPYLAPSLGSPDQQDEDIEKISSFLKVLTRGKFSYRSQTTPFLSYKDKEEEEEEEDLDGEENPKVQQGKVILKALDLGVKSTNVMIDYVISRIFQFVQG; encoded by the coding sequence ATGGTAGAAATTTTCAATTACAGCACGTCTATATACGAGCAGCATGCTTCAAATAGCAGGATTGTCAACGATTTCCGCAAAGAAATCCAGATGGAAGGCATATCGATTCGTGATGTTGCCAAGCATGCTCAAATTTTGGATATGAATCCCAAGCCCTCAGCTTTGATGGCTCTTTTGCAGACAAATCAAAAGTCACACTGGGCATGTTTTTCTCCCCCAAATAATTTTTACAAACAGCGATTCTCCACACCGTACCTCGCACCTTCTTTAGGATCTCCAGACCAACAAGATGAAGATATAGAAAAAATTTCCTCATTTTTAAAAGTTCTCACTCGTGGAAAGTTTTCCTATCGCAGTCAAACGACTCCCTTTTTATCTTACAAGGATAAAGAAGAAGAAGAGGAAGAAGAGGATCTTGATGGAGAGGAAAATCCTAAAGTACAACAAGGCAAAGTAATCTTAAAAGCTCTAGATCTTGGAGTCAAATCTACAAATGTTATGATAGACTATGTAATCTCTCGTATTTTTCAATTTGTTCAAGGCTAA
- a CDS encoding bactofilin family protein, which yields MFRRTGKGPFEDVQTLYEEETSSPSSYSPYSRSERPETLPSLFDNPKASEARPLNHNLAEESSLPSWSSTSGTEALLPLEEPETTLGEGVTFKGELAFERLLRIDGTFEGILVSKGKIIIGPKGVVKADIQLQEAIIEGVVEGNITVSGKVELRGGAIIKGDIQATTLCVDEGVRILGYLAIAGITDSPEKERD from the coding sequence ATGTTCCGTAGAACAGGTAAAGGTCCTTTTGAAGATGTGCAAACACTCTATGAAGAAGAAACTTCTTCGCCTTCCAGTTACTCTCCATATTCAAGATCTGAGCGTCCAGAAACGCTCCCGAGTCTTTTTGACAACCCTAAAGCTTCTGAAGCTCGACCTTTGAATCATAATTTAGCTGAAGAGTCTTCTCTTCCCTCATGGTCTTCCACTTCAGGAACAGAAGCATTACTGCCTCTTGAAGAACCTGAAACTACCTTAGGAGAAGGTGTAACCTTTAAAGGAGAACTTGCTTTTGAACGTCTCTTACGCATTGATGGAACTTTCGAAGGCATCTTAGTCTCCAAAGGGAAAATTATTATCGGTCCCAAAGGAGTTGTAAAAGCAGATATTCAATTACAAGAAGCAATTATCGAAGGGGTCGTAGAAGGAAACATCACAGTATCAGGAAAAGTAGAACTCCGTGGAGGCGCAATTATTAAAGGCGATATCCAAGCTACAACCCTTTGTGTCGATGAAGGAGTACGTATTCTTGGTTACCTTGCTATTGCAGGAATCACAGATTCTCCTGAGAAAGAAAGAGACTGA
- a CDS encoding phospholipase D-like domain-containing protein, with protein MNQLRSCLTALGIFFILLVPSFASAKTIVAANSEPIGVFVYDNSLEAFEQILRCIDHAHSYVELCPCMTGGRLLKDLLDRLGNRMDEVPELCGYIIVQPTFTDAEDQRLLKALKDRHPNRFFYVFTGCPPSISILSPNVIEMHIKLSIIDGKYCILGGTNFEDFMCNRGNEIPEKVDVPRLFVSGVRRPLAFRDQDVMLRSTALGLQLREEYHKQFAMWDYYAHHAWFIDNPEQFAGSCPPLTLDQAEETTFPEIDSHEDLVLVDSSKVRVVFGGPHDKQPNPVTQEYLKLIQGAKSSLKLAQMYFIPKDEILYALVDVSHNHNVHLSLITNGCHDLSPSITGPYAWGNRINYFALSYGSRYLLWKKWFCQKLQPCERISIYEFAVWETQLHKKCMIVDDAIFVIGSYNFGKKSDAFDYESIVVIESPEVAAKALKVFNKDIGLSISVSQEDIFYWYFHPVHHTLGHLQLTYMPA; from the coding sequence ATGAATCAATTACGTTCTTGCCTAACAGCTCTTGGAATATTCTTTATTTTGTTAGTTCCTAGTTTTGCTTCGGCAAAGACAATCGTAGCTGCAAATAGTGAGCCAATCGGCGTCTTCGTTTACGACAATAGTTTAGAGGCCTTCGAACAGATATTGCGTTGCATAGATCATGCACATTCTTATGTAGAACTTTGCCCCTGCATGACAGGAGGTCGCTTGCTTAAAGATTTACTAGATCGCCTAGGGAATCGTATGGATGAGGTCCCAGAGCTCTGCGGTTATATCATTGTTCAACCTACCTTTACCGATGCCGAAGACCAAAGATTACTAAAGGCTCTAAAAGATCGTCATCCTAATCGATTTTTCTACGTCTTTACAGGTTGCCCTCCCTCAATAAGTATTCTCTCTCCTAATGTCATTGAAATGCATATCAAACTTTCTATTATTGACGGTAAATATTGTATCCTAGGCGGCACCAATTTCGAAGACTTTATGTGTAATCGAGGGAATGAGATTCCTGAGAAAGTAGATGTTCCCCGTTTATTTGTGAGCGGAGTACGTCGCCCCTTAGCATTTCGTGACCAGGATGTCATGCTGCGTTCTACGGCCCTTGGTTTGCAACTTAGGGAAGAATATCATAAGCAATTTGCTATGTGGGATTACTACGCACACCATGCGTGGTTTATTGATAATCCCGAGCAGTTTGCAGGTTCATGTCCACCACTCACTTTGGATCAAGCAGAGGAGACTACATTTCCTGAGATTGACAGTCATGAAGATCTTGTTCTTGTAGATTCTTCAAAAGTTAGGGTAGTTTTCGGTGGTCCCCATGATAAGCAACCAAATCCTGTGACTCAAGAATACTTGAAATTAATCCAAGGAGCAAAATCTTCTCTGAAGCTTGCCCAGATGTATTTTATTCCTAAGGATGAGATTTTATACGCTCTTGTTGATGTTTCTCATAATCATAACGTTCATCTCAGTTTAATTACGAACGGCTGTCATGATTTGAGCCCCTCAATTACTGGACCCTATGCTTGGGGAAATCGCATTAACTATTTTGCCTTAAGCTATGGAAGTCGCTATCTTCTTTGGAAAAAGTGGTTTTGCCAAAAGTTGCAACCCTGTGAGCGGATTTCTATTTATGAGTTTGCTGTTTGGGAAACTCAGCTGCACAAGAAGTGTATGATTGTTGATGATGCAATTTTTGTGATCGGGAGTTACAATTTTGGAAAAAAAAGTGATGCTTTTGATTACGAAAGTATTGTTGTTATCGAATCCCCAGAAGTCGCTGCAAAAGCTCTAAAAGTCTTTAATAAAGATATCGGGTTATCTATTTCTGTAAGTCAAGAGGACATTTTCTATTGGTATTTCCATCCCGTACATCACACATTGGGACATCTGCAACTGACTTATATGCCTGCATAA
- a CDS encoding glycine cleavage protein H-like protein, with the protein MWYSDYHVWVLPIHERVVRLGLTGKMQKNLGTILHVDVPSVGSVCKEGEVLVVLESSKSAIEVLSPVSGEIIDVNLDLVDDPRKLNEAPEGEGWLAVVRLDDDWSSSKFSLTNEE; encoded by the coding sequence ATGTGGTATTCTGATTATCATGTCTGGGTTTTGCCAATCCATGAGAGAGTCGTGCGCCTGGGATTAACAGGAAAAATGCAGAAAAACTTGGGAACGATTCTTCATGTAGATGTACCTTCAGTGGGGAGCGTATGTAAAGAAGGTGAGGTTTTAGTCGTTTTAGAGTCTTCTAAATCTGCTATTGAGGTTTTAAGTCCTGTATCAGGAGAAATTATCGATGTAAACCTTGATCTAGTCGACGATCCTCGGAAGCTTAACGAAGCTCCAGAAGGAGAAGGCTGGTTGGCTGTAGTACGGTTAGACGATGACTGGAGCTCCTCGAAATTCTCTTTGACGAATGAAGAATAA
- the nqrD gene encoding NADH:ubiquinone reductase (Na(+)-transporting) subunit D, producing the protein MTSKKSYKSYFFDPLWSNNQILIAILGICSALAVTTTVQTAITMGLAVSIVTGCSSFFVSLLRRFTPDSVRMITQLIIISLFVIVIDQFLKAFFFDISKTLSVFVGLIITNCIVMGRSESLARHVPPIPAFLDGFASGLGYGWVLLLIGVIRELFGFGTLMGFRIIPQFIYASETHPDGYENLSLMVLAPSAFFLLGIMIWLVNIRDSKKTKR; encoded by the coding sequence ATGACAAGTAAAAAGTCCTATAAGAGTTACTTCTTTGATCCACTATGGAGCAACAATCAAATACTCATTGCTATTTTAGGAATTTGCTCTGCCCTGGCAGTGACAACGACAGTACAAACTGCCATTACTATGGGACTTGCTGTCAGCATTGTTACAGGATGCTCGTCATTTTTTGTTTCCTTATTGCGTAGGTTTACTCCTGATAGTGTAAGGATGATCACTCAGCTAATTATCATCAGTTTGTTTGTGATTGTCATAGACCAATTTTTAAAAGCCTTTTTCTTTGATATTTCCAAAACACTTTCTGTTTTTGTTGGCCTTATCATCACCAACTGTATTGTAATGGGAAGATCGGAAAGTCTAGCTAGGCATGTTCCCCCGATTCCTGCGTTCTTAGACGGCTTCGCCTCAGGATTAGGATACGGTTGGGTTTTACTTCTCATCGGAGTGATCAGAGAGCTCTTCGGCTTTGGAACTCTTATGGGATTTCGCATTATCCCTCAATTTATCTATGCTTCGGAAACCCATCCCGATGGATACGAAAATTTAAGTCTCATGGTGCTAGCGCCATCAGCTTTTTTCCTACTCGGTATTATGATTTGGCTTGTCAACATTCGCGACTCTAAAAAGACAAAAAGGTAG
- the nqrE gene encoding NADH:ubiquinone reductase (Na(+)-transporting) subunit E yields the protein MWLGSYTWLNVFGILLQAVFIQNILLANFLGMCSYLACSGRVSTANGLGMSVALVLTVTGSINWFVHAFITGPKALTWISPSLASVNLGFLELIIFIVVIAAFTQILELILEKVSRNLYLSLGIFLPLIAVNCAILGGVLFGITRSYPFIPMMIFSLGAGCGWWLAIVILATIKEKLAYSNIPQNLQGMGISFITTGLIAMAFMSLTGIDISKPSATSTRVPIKVEVVQNTTNPEEISSPKHWQSISKSRRQRCSCSGKAFCKLFCRAKHF from the coding sequence ATGTGGTTAGGTTCGTATACTTGGCTTAATGTCTTCGGCATTCTCCTACAAGCAGTTTTTATTCAGAATATCCTTCTTGCGAACTTTTTGGGGATGTGCAGCTACCTTGCCTGCTCTGGTAGGGTGTCCACAGCCAATGGTTTGGGAATGTCTGTAGCTCTTGTCCTCACCGTAACAGGAAGTATCAACTGGTTTGTCCATGCGTTCATCACAGGCCCCAAAGCTCTCACTTGGATTTCTCCCTCTTTAGCTTCTGTAAATTTAGGTTTTCTAGAGCTCATCATTTTCATTGTGGTGATTGCGGCATTCACGCAAATTTTAGAGCTTATCCTAGAAAAGGTCTCCAGGAACCTCTATCTTTCCTTAGGAATTTTCCTTCCACTGATTGCCGTGAACTGTGCGATCCTAGGAGGGGTGCTCTTTGGAATTACGCGTAGTTATCCTTTTATTCCTATGATGATTTTCTCTTTAGGAGCGGGATGTGGGTGGTGGCTTGCTATTGTTATTCTAGCCACTATCAAAGAAAAACTCGCCTATTCTAACATTCCCCAAAACCTCCAAGGAATGGGAATCTCCTTCATCACAACAGGTCTCATTGCTATGGCCTTTATGAGCTTAACGGGCATTGATATTTCTAAACCCTCAGCAACTAGTACAAGAGTTCCTATCAAAGTCGAAGTTGTTCAAAACACTACGAATCCAGAAGAAATATCTTCTCCTAAACATTGGCAAAGTATTTCTAAATCACGAAGACAACGTTGTTCTTGCTCTGGAAAAGCTTTCTGTAAACTTTTTTGTAGAGCAAAACACTTTTAA
- the nqrC gene encoding NADH:ubiquinone reductase (Na(+)-transporting) subunit C produces the protein MSKGSSKCSSRINQTWYIISFILGLSLFAGVLLSTVYYVLSPIQEQAATFDRDKQMLLAARVLDFKGRFQIQEKKDWLPAVFNKKTQLLQVATEKVSAVSHSDLELYAERFVRPLLTNTQGKVVSFEEKNLNATEFFEKYQEHPACEQSLLPFYVILENTPRTQNMSGSDIVKDLSVVEALIFPISGFGLWGPIHGYLGIKNDGDTVLGTAWYQQAETPGLGANITNPEWQEQFYGKKVFLQDSSGTTDFATTNLGLEVIKGSVSTTFADSRKALSAIDGISGATLTCNGVTEAYVQSLACYRQLLIHFSNLNHSKKQPNDK, from the coding sequence ATGTCCAAAGGCTCTTCAAAATGTAGCTCCCGTATAAACCAAACGTGGTACATCATCTCCTTTATCTTGGGCCTAAGCTTATTTGCAGGAGTATTGTTATCTACAGTATACTACGTGCTTTCCCCAATACAGGAACAAGCAGCCACTTTCGATCGCGATAAGCAAATGCTTTTAGCTGCTCGCGTTTTGGATTTTAAAGGAAGATTTCAAATTCAGGAAAAAAAGGATTGGCTACCTGCGGTTTTTAATAAAAAAACTCAACTCCTTCAAGTTGCTACAGAAAAAGTCTCAGCCGTTTCCCATTCTGATTTAGAACTTTATGCTGAACGCTTTGTCCGTCCTCTACTTACAAATACCCAAGGCAAGGTAGTTTCTTTTGAAGAAAAAAATCTTAATGCCACTGAGTTTTTTGAAAAATATCAAGAACACCCTGCATGTGAACAATCTCTCTTGCCATTTTATGTCATTTTAGAAAACACACCTCGGACACAAAACATGTCAGGATCCGACATTGTGAAAGATCTTTCTGTAGTCGAAGCTTTGATATTCCCTATATCAGGATTTGGCCTTTGGGGCCCTATTCATGGTTATCTGGGAATTAAAAACGATGGTGATACCGTATTGGGAACTGCATGGTATCAACAAGCAGAAACGCCAGGCCTAGGGGCAAATATTACGAATCCCGAATGGCAAGAGCAGTTCTATGGGAAAAAGGTCTTCTTACAAGATTCTTCTGGAACTACAGATTTTGCAACAACAAACCTAGGACTTGAGGTAATTAAAGGTTCCGTGAGTACCACGTTTGCAGATTCTCGAAAAGCTCTTTCTGCTATTGATGGGATTTCTGGAGCAACCTTGACGTGCAACGGTGTCACTGAAGCTTACGTGCAATCTTTAGCTTGCTATCGTCAACTCCTTATACATTTTTCCAATTTAAACCATTCAAAAAAACAGCCTAATGACAAGTAA
- the rsmH gene encoding 16S rRNA (cytosine(1402)-N(4))-methyltransferase RsmH, with protein sequence MSPPVHIPVLVEECLALFAGRPPHTFRDVTLGAGGHAYAFLEAYPSLTSYDASDRDLQALAIAQQRLEMFQGRVHFSHASFDDLAQRPVKHLYDGVLADLGVSSMQLDTLSRGFSFQGEKEDLDMRMDQMQGPSASDVLNSLKEEELGRIFREYGEEPQWKSAAKAIVHFRKYKKILSIQDLKEALVRVFPPYRLRRKIHPLTLIFQALRVYVNREDVQLKSLLASAISWLAPQGRLVIISFCSSEDRPVKWFFREAEASGLGKIITKKVIMPSYQEVRRNPRSRSAKLRCFEKASQ encoded by the coding sequence ATGTCCCCACCTGTGCATATTCCTGTATTAGTTGAAGAGTGTTTAGCTTTATTTGCGGGACGTCCTCCACATACTTTCCGAGATGTTACTTTGGGAGCTGGAGGACATGCTTACGCTTTCCTTGAAGCGTATCCCTCTCTGACTTCTTATGATGCCTCGGATCGCGATCTTCAGGCTCTAGCAATTGCGCAACAACGCTTGGAGATGTTTCAAGGTAGAGTCCACTTTTCCCATGCCTCTTTCGATGATCTTGCCCAGCGTCCCGTCAAACATCTTTATGATGGAGTTCTTGCCGATTTAGGAGTCTCTTCGATGCAGCTTGATACTCTGTCCCGGGGGTTTAGCTTTCAAGGGGAAAAAGAAGATTTGGATATGCGAATGGATCAAATGCAAGGACCTTCCGCTAGCGATGTTCTGAATTCTCTAAAAGAAGAAGAACTGGGAAGGATATTTCGTGAATACGGCGAAGAGCCGCAATGGAAATCTGCAGCCAAAGCAATTGTCCATTTTCGCAAGTATAAAAAAATTCTTTCAATCCAAGATTTAAAAGAAGCTCTTGTTCGGGTTTTCCCTCCCTATCGCTTGCGTAGAAAAATACATCCACTGACCTTGATTTTTCAAGCGCTACGTGTTTATGTGAATCGAGAGGACGTGCAATTGAAAAGTTTACTAGCATCTGCTATATCTTGGTTGGCTCCTCAAGGACGGCTTGTTATTATTTCTTTTTGTAGCTCTGAGGATCGTCCTGTGAAATGGTTTTTTAGAGAGGCCGAAGCTTCTGGTTTAGGGAAGATCATCACAAAGAAAGTGATCATGCCCAGCTACCAAGAAGTACGAAGAAATCCTAGATCGAGATCGGCAAAGCTACGGTGTTTTGAGAAAGCTTCCCAATGA